In Mangifera indica cultivar Alphonso chromosome 1, CATAS_Mindica_2.1, whole genome shotgun sequence, a single genomic region encodes these proteins:
- the LOC123209037 gene encoding L-type lectin-domain containing receptor kinase VIII.1: protein MSLLYRNLSHIITLLYHLCFICCLFNNVVITFSTTEFDFGTLTLSSLKLLGDAHLNNGSVRLTRDLPVPYSGTGKVFYSQPVRFREAGTHSPASFSTFFSFSISNLNPSSIGAGLAFVISPDDDTLGSAGGSLGLLDDRGLAMGFVAVEFDTLMDVEFKDINGNHVGLDLNSMVSTQVGDLSAVNIDLKSGDLVNSWIEYDGLTRVFNISVSYSNLKPKVPILSFSLDLDQYVNDVMYVGFSGSTQGSTEIHSIDWWSFSSSFESNSGSGSTSSPPPPTTNLMNPTANSVKSPPPSLAPSGSDSIASTTEKSSKSSSCHNQLCKQGPGAVAGVVTASAFFLAIFAGILVWFFSKRYKNVKKSESFASEVIRMPKEFSYRELKSATKCFNVNRIIGHGAFGTVYKGILPENGDIVAVKRCSHNSQGKNEFLSELSIIGSLRHRNLVRLQGWCHEKGEILLVYDLMPNGSLDKALFEEARSPLPWPHRRKILLGVASALAYLHQECENQVIHRDIKTSNIMLDEGFNARLGDFGLARQVEHDKSPDATVAAGTMGYLAPEYLLTGRATEKTDVFSYGAVVLEVASGRRPIEKDVNAGVGTKGGGVCSNLVEWVWSLHSEGRLLTAADARLEAHFDEDEMRQVLLVGLACSHPDPFARPTMRNVVQMLEGESEVPIVPRTKPSMSFSTTHLLLSLQDSVSDCNGMITISTSSSENDINDIVHIV from the coding sequence ATGTCACTGCTTTACCGCAATCTTTCACACATTATTACACTACTTTATCATCTCTGTTTCATCTGTTGTCTCTTCAACAACGTGGTAATTACATTCTCCACAACTGAATTCGACTTCGGAACTTTAACTTTAAGTAGCTTAAAGCTTCTTGGCGATGCCCACTTGAATAATGGCAGCGTCAGACTCACTCGGGACCTCCCCGTTCCCTACTCTGGCACCGGAAAAGTCTTTTATTCACAACCCGTCAGATTCCGGGAAGCGGGTACCCACTCTCCGGCGAGTTTTTCTACCTTCTTTTCGTTCTCGATCTCGAACCTTAACCCGTCTTCGATAGGCGCCGGGCTTGCATTCGTGATATCGCCGGACGATGACACGCTGGGCTCGGCTGGCGGCTCGCTTGGGCTTCTCGATGACAGGGGACTCGCCATGGGGTTCGTGGCTGTGGAGTTTGACACTTTGATGGATGTTGAATTTAAAGACATTAACGGAAACCATGTGGGTTTAGATCTGAACAGTATGGTTTCGACTCAGGTTGGTGATTTAAGTGCTGTAAATATCGATCTTAAAAGCGGTGATCTTGTGAATTCTTGGATTGAATATGACGGGTTGACTCGGGTTTTTAATATTTCGGTTTCGTATTCGAATTTGAAGCCCAAGGTCCCGATTTTATCCTTCAGTCTTGATCTGGATCAGTACGTAAATGATGTTATGTACGTTGGGTTTTCTGGGTCTACTCAAGGAAGCACAGAGATTCACAGTATTGATTGGTGGAGTTTTAGCTCTTCGTTTGAGTCAAATTCTGGTTCCGGGTCAACTTCTTCACCGCCGCCTCCAACGACTAATTTGATGAATCCAACGGCTAATTCGGTGAAGTCTCCACCGCCGTCATTGGCTCCTTCGGGCTCTGATTCTATTGCAAGTACTACAGAGAAGAGTAGTAAGTCTTCATCTTGTCATAACCAGCTCTGCAAGCAAGGTCCAGGGGCGGTGGCAGGGGTTGTTACGGCTAGTGCTTTCTTTTTAGCCATTTTCGCCGGTATCCTTGTGTGGTTTTTCTCTAAGAGATATAAAAATGTGAAGAAATCAGAGTCTTTTGCTTCGGAAGTTATCAGAATGCCTAAAGAATTTAGTTACAGAGAGCTCAAATCGGCCACAAAATGCTTCAATGTCAATAGAATCATCGGCCATGGCGCATTTGGAACCGTATATAAAGGCATTTTGCCAGAGAATGGCGACATTGTTGCGGTGAAAAGATGTAGTCATAACAGTCAAGGAAAGAACGAGTTCTTATCAGAATTGTCTATAATTGGGAGTCTTAGGCATCGAAATCTTGTTCGGCTTCAAGGCTGGTGCCATGAGAAGGGTGAAATTCTGTTAGTTTACGATTTAATGCCTAATGGAAGTCTTGATAAAGCTTTGTTTGAAGAAGCAAGATCACCTCTGCCATGGCCGCATAGACGAAAAATTCTACTCGGTGTGGCCTCTGCTCTGGCTTATTTACATCAAGAATGTGAAAACCAGGTGATTCATAGAGATATTAAGACGAGCAATATAATGTTAGATGAAGGGTTCAACGCAAGATTAGGAGACTTTGGCTTGGCGAGGCAAGTTGAGCATGACAAGTCCCCTGATGCAACAGTTGCAGCAGGAACAATGGGGTACTTAGCCCCTGAATATCTTTTAACCGGACGGGCTACGGAGAAAACCGATGTGTTCAGCTATGGCGCGGTTGTTCTCGAGGTGGCCAGCGGAAGAAGACCGATTGAGAAAGATGTAAATGCAGGGGTTGGCACCAAAGGTGGAGGAGTATGCAGCAATTTGGTTGAGTGGGTGTGGAGTTTACACAGCGAAGGGAGATTGTTGACAGCAGCCGATGCAAGGCTGGAGGCACACTTTGACGAGGACGAGATGCGGCAGGTGCTTTTGGTCGGGCTAGCTTGTTCGCACCCTGACCCCTTTGCTAGACCCACCATGAGAAATGTGGTTCAGATGCTGGAGGGTGAAAGTGAGGTCCCAATTGTGCCCAGAACAAAACCTTCAATGAGTTTCAGCACTACTCATTTACTCTTAAGTTTGCAAGACAGTGTCTCCGACTGCAATGGCATGATCACCATCTCCACTTCCTCGTCAGAAAACGATATCAACGATATTGTTCATATCGTCTGA
- the LOC123210958 gene encoding peroxidase 21 → MASNRFHHFSGFVFLFLSFFLQLHSGKSELQNNYYTESCPNAEEIIKQEVINLYNKHGNTAVSWVRNLFHDCVVKSCDASLFLETVNGTESEQASDRSFGMRNFKYVKTIKDALEQECPMTVSCADIVALSARDGIVMLGGPRIEMKTGRRDSKESYLTEVDSSIPNHNDSISSVLSRFQSIGIDVEGTVALLGAHSVGRVHCVNLVQRLYPTVDPTLDPEYAAYLKGRCPTPDPDPKAVLYARNDRETPMIIDNNYYKNVLNHKGLLIIDQQLASDPTTLPYVEKMADDNGYFQDQFSRAILLLSENSPLTGDEGEIRRDCRYVNSN, encoded by the exons ATGGCCAGTAATAGGTTTCATCATTTCTCAGGCTTCGTCTTTCTCTTCTTGTCGTTTTTCTTGCAGCTTCATTCTG GCAAGAGCGAGCTGCAGAATAATTACTACACGGAAAGTTGCCCAAACGCCGAGGAAATCATCAAACAAGAAGTCATAAACTTATACAATAAACACGGAAACACCGCTGTTTCCTGGGTTAGAAATCTCTTCCACGATTGCGTTGTAAAG TCATGCGATGCATCTCTCTTTTTGGAGACTGTAAATGGTACCGAATCAGAGCAGGCCTCCGATAGGAGCTTCGGCATGAGAAATTTTAAGTATGTGAAGACAATCAAAGATGCTCTTGAACAAGAATGTCCCATGACAGTTTCTTGTGCGGATATCGTCGCTCTTTCTGCAAGAGATGGGATTGTCATG TTAGGTGGACCAAGAATTGAAATGAAGACGGGGCGGAGAGATAGCAAAGAAAGCTATTTAACGGAGGTAGATAGCTCAATCCCTAATCACAATGATAGCATATCCTCGGTGCTTTCTCGCTTTCAATCCATTGGCATTGATGTTGAAGGCACCGTTGCCTTATTAG GAGCTCACTCAGTAGGACGTGTTCACTGCGTGAATCTCGTGCAGAGGCTGTATCCGACCGTCGACCCGACTCTGGACCCAGAATACGCCGCGTACTTGAAAGGAAGGTGTCCCACCCCAGATCCCGATCCAAAGGCTGTGCTTTATGCAAGGAATGACCGAGAAACGCCCATGATTATTGACAACAATTACTACAAGAACGTGCTCAACCACAAGGGACTGCTCATAATAGATCAACAGTTGGCTTCTGATCCAACAACTTTACCTTATGTGGAAAAGATGGCTGATGATAATGGCTATTTCCAGGACCAATTCTCCAGGGCCATACTGTTATTATCGGAGAATTCTCCGCTTACCGGAGACGAAGGAGAAATAAGAAGAGATTGCCGCTATGTGAATAGCAATTAA
- the LOC123215842 gene encoding uncharacterized protein LOC123215842 — MKVLAKPMSSPGRAEKYPPPLMRFLRSNVGSRSRGRSRSSPMFVLRKKTAAIETQEPTSPKVTCMGQVRVRRSKQPGKRTGAPTTKRRCKWLNKAFFCLHFDGKIKPKSLKPVWPKWVRFCRMSFRSKSKIREESSKTESKFGSKSEDFVQEEAEEEEDTKVFVSSSSTPPRNALLLTRCRSAPYRSSSLASRFWGSPLASKETEKNEASTTTRTEPQNRGNENPTSGRESNCRDSDQESRMDPETGEKLELFKEFDAPISKIREKFMKSEELKTEDMVTVRPLMLTRCKSEPARTGERLDPDMIFLDKRR; from the exons ATGAAGGTGTTGGCAAAGCCCATGTCGAGTCCGGGTCGGGCTGAGAAGTATCCGCCACCGTTGATGCGGTTCTTGAGAAGCAATGTTGGGAGCAGAAGCAGAGGGAGGTCACGTTCAAGTCCAATGTTTGTGCTCCGGAAGAAGACTGCCGCCATCGAAACTCAAGAGCCCACTTCGCCGAAGGTCACATGCATGGGCCAGGTCCGGGTCAGACGGTCAAAACAACCCGGTAAACGGACAGGAGCCCCGACGACTAAACGGCGGTGTAAGTGGTTAAACAAAGCCTTCTTTTGCCTCCATTTTGATGGGAAAATCAAGCCCAAGTCGTTGAAACCAGTTTGGCCCAAGTGGGTAAGGTTCTGTCGTATGAGTTTCCGAAGCAAAAGTAAAATTAGAGAGGAATCATCGAAAACAGAATCGAAATTTGGCAGTAAAAGTGAAGACTTTGTTCAAGAAgaagctgaagaagaagaagatactAAGGTGTTCGTGTCATCTTCTTCTACACCGCCAAGAAATGCATTGTTGTTAACAAGGTGTAGATCTGCACCCTACAGGTCATCATCGTTAGCCAGTAGGTTTTGGGGGTCGCCATTGGCAAGCaaagaaacagagaaaaatGAGGCAAGCACAACAACAAGAACAGAGCCGCAAAACAGAGGAAACGAGAATCCCACATCGGGAAGAGAGTCCAATTGCAGAGATTCGGATCAAGAATCGAGAATGGATCCAGAAACTGGGGAAAAGTTGGAGCTTTTCAAAGAATTTGATGCTCCAATCagtaaaattagagaaaaattcATGAAATCCGAAGAACTGAAAACAGAGGACATGGTAACTGTTCGGCCTTTGATGCTCACTAGGTGTAAATCCGAGCCGGCGAGAACCGGAGAAAGGCTCGATCCAGATAtgatttttttggataaaagaaG ATAG
- the LOC123210968 gene encoding uncharacterized protein LOC123210968 — protein MAESNHRFCISLITAMDHLWFHHVILIAEPTSLVVLKAHSQTPDHSLSASSPVSPLVEGCNDEAKAKEVELKERPTRLNITAGRGRRSQSSSPLSLKRPRNLRRWGSTIALQKWTSCRSLWDLELEEVKGFMDLGFIFTKEHLNPQMISVIPGLQRAIGSFKNKNNSEKIDKDDEIDHEEKEYEHEKGIIRPYLSEAWLIKRPDSPLLNLRFPRVIAAAEMKKHLKFWAKTVASEVQQEC, from the exons aTGGCTGAATCCAACCATCGATTCTGTATTTCCCTCATAACAGCCATGGATCATCTCTGGTTTCACCATGTAATCCTCATCGCAGAACCCACTTCACTAGTTGTTCTGAAAGCACACTCACAAACACCAGACCATTCTTTATCAGCTTCATCTCCGGTTTCTCCACTG GTGGAAGGTTGCAACGATGAAGCCAAAGCAAAGGAAGTGGAATTGAAAGAAAGACCAACAAGATTGAATATTACAGCAGGCAGAGGCCGCCGGTCACAGTCTTCTTCACCGTTAAGTCTAAAACGTCCAAGAAATTTAAGACGCTGGGGCTCGACGATTGCACTGCAGAAGTGGACGAGCTGCAGGAGCCTGTGGGATCTGGAGCTTGAAGAAGTGAAAGGGTTTATGGATCTTGGATTTATATTCACGAAAGAGCATTTAAACCCTCAAATGATAAGCGTTATCCCCGGTTTGCAAAGAGCTATTGgaagtttcaaaaacaaaaacaacagtgagaaaattgataaagatgatgAAATTGATCATGAAGAAAAGGAATATGAACATGAGAAAGGTATCATAAGACCATATTTGTCAGAGGCATGGCTAATAAAGAGACCCGATTCACCGCTTCTAAATTTAAGATTTCCAAGAGTCATTGCTGCAGCTGAGATGAAGAAGCACTTAAAATTCTGGGCTAAAACTGTTGCATCAGAAGTTCAGCAAGAATGTTAA
- the LOC123220780 gene encoding DNA-binding protein S1FA-like isoform X1: MDDDFEFADKVPPSFDSMQDAVKNAEAKGFNPGLIVLLVVVGLLLIFLVGNYLLYMYAQKNLPPKKKKPVSKKKMKKERLKQGVSAPGE, translated from the exons ATGGATGACGACTTCGAGTTCGCCGATAAGGTCCCTCCCTCATTTGATAGCAtg CAAGATGCGGTTAAGAATGCTGAAGCCAAAGGGTTCAATCCAGGATTGATAGTGCTGCTAGTTGTAGTGGGGCTGTTGTTGATATTTCTCGTAGGCAATTATTTACTGTACATGTATGCGCAGAAGAACCTACCCCCGAAAAAGAAGAAGCCGGTCtccaagaagaagatgaaaaaagaaagactGAAGCAAGGTGTCTCAGCACCAGgagagtaa
- the LOC123220780 gene encoding DNA-binding protein S1FA-like isoform X2 — MDDDFEFADKQDAVKNAEAKGFNPGLIVLLVVVGLLLIFLVGNYLLYMYAQKNLPPKKKKPVSKKKMKKERLKQGVSAPGE, encoded by the exons ATGGATGACGACTTCGAGTTCGCCGATAAG CAAGATGCGGTTAAGAATGCTGAAGCCAAAGGGTTCAATCCAGGATTGATAGTGCTGCTAGTTGTAGTGGGGCTGTTGTTGATATTTCTCGTAGGCAATTATTTACTGTACATGTATGCGCAGAAGAACCTACCCCCGAAAAAGAAGAAGCCGGTCtccaagaagaagatgaaaaaagaaagactGAAGCAAGGTGTCTCAGCACCAGgagagtaa
- the LOC123215679 gene encoding uncharacterized protein LOC123215679 isoform X2, whose protein sequence is MWQLLLAAAAAAGSTSLVARHLFSPNAKSCKKDNQNEKHTNPFDDDVKYQSPVVARGTNVCGYESNCEKEEGIFRFSSSESGGKSGFRSESKSKEKGGRGAKKMEKEKRSGGVKARRRRVAVCLKKMRTAKNGSCSTKDSSLFHWGLGVGIMYMMSARKSEITELNIAVDETAKVVQELKSELIRRKSSRSLQGLSSQNDLAAISEKIRSKHTEKGFVKSETESRDANNIKVFGCPSVEDGECGNSILTDERDPELQEMDQLEAELQSELQKLPWWTREASYHEDMKLNKPEGQSSDCFQTHGVSPSELNQKLSHLLIEQQGNQIVDLESELHLAQTKLYEKEAELQALKDCVKRLTEFSLSTVPASHIDDETETQEEQVCRNEWDCNSEAEFEPRQQVVGMKRHIDTESWSYYVE, encoded by the exons ATGTGGCAACTTCTATTGGCCGCAGCAGCAGCCGCAGGATCCACAAGCCTTGTGGCTAGACATCTGTTCAGCCCCAATGCCAAAAGTTGCAAAAAAGacaatcaaaatgaaaaacataCGAACCCTTTTGATGATGATGTGAAATATCAGTCGCCTGTGGTGGCAAGGGGTACAAATGTATGTGGGTATGAGAGTAATTGCGAGAAAGAAGAGGGGATCTTTAGGTTTTCGAGCTCGGAGTCTGGGGGCAAAAGCGGGTTTAGAAGTGAGTCGAAATCTAAGGAGAAAGGGGGAAGGGGGGCTAAGAAGatggagaaagagaaaagatctGGTGGTGTTAAAGCAAGAAGAAGGAGAGTCGCTGTTTgtttgaagaagatgaggacTGCGAAGAATGGATCTTGTTCTACTAAAG ATAGCTCTTTGTTTCATTGGGGACTTGGTGTTGGGATCATGTACATGATGTCAGCTAGGAAATCTGAGATAACTGAGCTGAACATAGCAGTGGATGAGACTGCCAAAGTTGTCCAGGAATTAAAATCTGAACTAATTAGAAGAAAGTCATCACGCAGTCTGCAAGGTTTGAGTTCTCAAAATGATTTAGCTGCAATCTCAGAGAAAATTAGGAGCAAACACACTGAGAAAGGTTTTGTTAAATCAGAAACTGAGAGCAGAGATGCTAATAATATTAAGGTGTTTGGTTGTCCTTCAGTTGAAGATGGTGAATGTGGAAATAGTATCCTCACTGATGAAAGAGATCCAGAGTTGCAGGAAATGGATCAACTGGAAGCAGAACTCCAGTCTGAACTTCAGAAATTACCTTGGTGGACCAGAGAAGCGTCTTACCATGAAGACATGAAATTGAACAAGCCGGAG GGGCAGAGTTCTGATTGTTTCCAAACTCATGGAGTATCACCATCTGAGCTGAATCAGAAACTGTCCCATTTGCTCATTGAACAGCAGGGAAACCAAATCGTGGACCTGGAATCTGAATTGCACTTGGCTCAAACCAAACTTTATGAGAAGGAAGCTGAGCTGCAAGCACTAAAAGACTGTGTCAAACGCCTGACTGAATTCTCTTTATCAACTGTCCCAGCCTCCCATATAG ATGATGAAACTGAGACACAAGAGGAGCAGGTGTGTAGAAATGAATGGGACTGCAATAGTGAAGCAGAATTTGAACCAAGGCAACAGGTGGTTGGAATGAAAAGACATATTGACACTGAATCTTGGAGCTATTATGTAGAATGA
- the LOC123220771 gene encoding cell number regulator 8, with translation MANNHKNSNNNDNDNGAVDSESTPLLERQVVEEAKNEKKSSVDRYSPAGRSESVAPEFGVYGWTANGMPLAHGSVMGEPMGRTQWDSSLCCCLGRNDEFCSSDLEVCLLGCMAPCVLYGGNVERLGSAPGTFANHCVSYAGLCLIEKFFFGSNFLAPWFSYPSRTAIRRKFNLEGSFEALHRSCGCCGSCVEDDMQREQCESACDFASHFFCHPCALCQEGRELRRRLPHPGFNAEPVLVMIPPGEQSMGRGA, from the exons ATGGCGAACAATCACAAGAACAGCAACAACAACGACAACGACAACGGCGCCGTTGATTCTGAGTCGACTCCTCTTTTGGAGAGGCAGGTGGTAGAAGAAGCCAAGAATGAGAAGAAGTCGAGCGTTGACAGATATTCTCCAGCTGGGAGATCTGAATCTGTGGCGCCGGAATTCGGTGTGTACGGTTGGACCGCGAATGGGATGCCTTTGGCTCACGGGAGTGTGATGGGGGAGCCCATGGGCCGTACCCAGTGGGACTCTTCTCTCTGCTGTTGCCTTGGTCGCAATGATGAATTTTGCAGCAGCGATCTTGAAGTTT GTCTTCTTGGATGCATGGCGCCATGTGTGCTGTATGGAGGCAATGTGGAGAGGCTTGGTTCTGCTCCTGGGACCTTTGCAAATCACTGTGTGTCTTACGCTGGTCTCTGCCTGattgaaaaattcttctttGGTTCGAATTTCCTGGCTCCTTGGTTTTCATATCCTAGCCGTACAGCTATTCGCAGGAAGTTTAACCTGGAG GGTAGCTTTGAAGCACTTCACAGGTCATGTGGGTGTTGCGGAAGCTGTGTGGAAGATGACATGCAACGTGAGCAATGTGAGTCAGCTTGTGATTTTGCAAGTCATTTCTTCTGTCACCCATGTGCTCTTTGCCAAGAAGGTCGTGAGCTTCGTCGAAGGTTGCCTCATCCTGGGTTCAATGCTGAGCCTGTGTTGGTTATGATTCCTCCAGGGGAACAGAGCATGGGTCGTGGAGCCTGA
- the LOC123215679 gene encoding uncharacterized protein LOC123215679 isoform X3: protein MWQLLLAAAAAAGSTSLVARHLFSPNAKSCKKDNQNEKHTNPFDDDVKYQSPVVARGTNVCGYESNCEKEEGIFRFSSSESGGKSGFRSESKSKEKGGRGAKKMEKEKRSGGVKARRRRVAVCLKKMRTAKNGSCSTKDSSLFHWGLGVGIMYMMSARKSEITELNIAVDETAKVVQELKSELIRRKSSRSLQVEDGECGNSILTDERDPELQEMDQLEAELQSELQKLPWWTREASYHEDMKLNKPETENFAEGFHELQGQSSDCFQTHGVSPSELNQKLSHLLIEQQGNQIVDLESELHLAQTKLYEKEAELQALKDCVKRLTEFSLSTVPASHIDDETETQEEQVCRNEWDCNSEAEFEPRQQVVGMKRHIDTESWSYYVE from the exons ATGTGGCAACTTCTATTGGCCGCAGCAGCAGCCGCAGGATCCACAAGCCTTGTGGCTAGACATCTGTTCAGCCCCAATGCCAAAAGTTGCAAAAAAGacaatcaaaatgaaaaacataCGAACCCTTTTGATGATGATGTGAAATATCAGTCGCCTGTGGTGGCAAGGGGTACAAATGTATGTGGGTATGAGAGTAATTGCGAGAAAGAAGAGGGGATCTTTAGGTTTTCGAGCTCGGAGTCTGGGGGCAAAAGCGGGTTTAGAAGTGAGTCGAAATCTAAGGAGAAAGGGGGAAGGGGGGCTAAGAAGatggagaaagagaaaagatctGGTGGTGTTAAAGCAAGAAGAAGGAGAGTCGCTGTTTgtttgaagaagatgaggacTGCGAAGAATGGATCTTGTTCTACTAAAG ATAGCTCTTTGTTTCATTGGGGACTTGGTGTTGGGATCATGTACATGATGTCAGCTAGGAAATCTGAGATAACTGAGCTGAACATAGCAGTGGATGAGACTGCCAAAGTTGTCCAGGAATTAAAATCTGAACTAATTAGAAGAAAGTCATCACGCAGTCTGCAAG TTGAAGATGGTGAATGTGGAAATAGTATCCTCACTGATGAAAGAGATCCAGAGTTGCAGGAAATGGATCAACTGGAAGCAGAACTCCAGTCTGAACTTCAGAAATTACCTTGGTGGACCAGAGAAGCGTCTTACCATGAAGACATGAAATTGAACAAGCCGGAG ACTGAGAATTTTGCTGAAGGGTTTCATGAACTGCAGGGGCAGAGTTCTGATTGTTTCCAAACTCATGGAGTATCACCATCTGAGCTGAATCAGAAACTGTCCCATTTGCTCATTGAACAGCAGGGAAACCAAATCGTGGACCTGGAATCTGAATTGCACTTGGCTCAAACCAAACTTTATGAGAAGGAAGCTGAGCTGCAAGCACTAAAAGACTGTGTCAAACGCCTGACTGAATTCTCTTTATCAACTGTCCCAGCCTCCCATATAG ATGATGAAACTGAGACACAAGAGGAGCAGGTGTGTAGAAATGAATGGGACTGCAATAGTGAAGCAGAATTTGAACCAAGGCAACAGGTGGTTGGAATGAAAAGACATATTGACACTGAATCTTGGAGCTATTATGTAGAATGA
- the LOC123194297 gene encoding uncharacterized protein LOC123194297, translating into MDFKSSFITLFLLLLVFLAQSQFSMGGSMERGSSDVYEIDYRGPETHSSSPPPDRPHRKKPMIHRERGVALPESNGSQGGAGGRNTLANGRKIHG; encoded by the exons ATGGACTTCAAGTCTTCCTTCAtcactctctttcttcttcttctcgtCTTCCTCGCTCAGTCTCAATTTTCAATGG GTGGGTCGATGGAGAGGGGTTCATCAGATGTTTATGAGATCGATTATAGAGGGCCAGAGACGCACTCTTCAAGTCCTCCGCCGGATCGTCCTCATCGTAAGAAGCCTATGATTCATCGTGAAAGGGGGGTGGCGCTTCCCGAATCCAACGGCTCTCAGGGCGGTGCTGGTGGCCGAAACACACTAGCAAAT GGAAGGAAAATTCATGGGTAG
- the LOC123215679 gene encoding uncharacterized protein LOC123215679 isoform X1, whose amino-acid sequence MWQLLLAAAAAAGSTSLVARHLFSPNAKSCKKDNQNEKHTNPFDDDVKYQSPVVARGTNVCGYESNCEKEEGIFRFSSSESGGKSGFRSESKSKEKGGRGAKKMEKEKRSGGVKARRRRVAVCLKKMRTAKNGSCSTKDSSLFHWGLGVGIMYMMSARKSEITELNIAVDETAKVVQELKSELIRRKSSRSLQGLSSQNDLAAISEKIRSKHTEKGFVKSETESRDANNIKVFGCPSVEDGECGNSILTDERDPELQEMDQLEAELQSELQKLPWWTREASYHEDMKLNKPETENFAEGFHELQGQSSDCFQTHGVSPSELNQKLSHLLIEQQGNQIVDLESELHLAQTKLYEKEAELQALKDCVKRLTEFSLSTVPASHIDDETETQEEQVCRNEWDCNSEAEFEPRQQVVGMKRHIDTESWSYYVE is encoded by the exons ATGTGGCAACTTCTATTGGCCGCAGCAGCAGCCGCAGGATCCACAAGCCTTGTGGCTAGACATCTGTTCAGCCCCAATGCCAAAAGTTGCAAAAAAGacaatcaaaatgaaaaacataCGAACCCTTTTGATGATGATGTGAAATATCAGTCGCCTGTGGTGGCAAGGGGTACAAATGTATGTGGGTATGAGAGTAATTGCGAGAAAGAAGAGGGGATCTTTAGGTTTTCGAGCTCGGAGTCTGGGGGCAAAAGCGGGTTTAGAAGTGAGTCGAAATCTAAGGAGAAAGGGGGAAGGGGGGCTAAGAAGatggagaaagagaaaagatctGGTGGTGTTAAAGCAAGAAGAAGGAGAGTCGCTGTTTgtttgaagaagatgaggacTGCGAAGAATGGATCTTGTTCTACTAAAG ATAGCTCTTTGTTTCATTGGGGACTTGGTGTTGGGATCATGTACATGATGTCAGCTAGGAAATCTGAGATAACTGAGCTGAACATAGCAGTGGATGAGACTGCCAAAGTTGTCCAGGAATTAAAATCTGAACTAATTAGAAGAAAGTCATCACGCAGTCTGCAAGGTTTGAGTTCTCAAAATGATTTAGCTGCAATCTCAGAGAAAATTAGGAGCAAACACACTGAGAAAGGTTTTGTTAAATCAGAAACTGAGAGCAGAGATGCTAATAATATTAAGGTGTTTGGTTGTCCTTCAGTTGAAGATGGTGAATGTGGAAATAGTATCCTCACTGATGAAAGAGATCCAGAGTTGCAGGAAATGGATCAACTGGAAGCAGAACTCCAGTCTGAACTTCAGAAATTACCTTGGTGGACCAGAGAAGCGTCTTACCATGAAGACATGAAATTGAACAAGCCGGAG ACTGAGAATTTTGCTGAAGGGTTTCATGAACTGCAGGGGCAGAGTTCTGATTGTTTCCAAACTCATGGAGTATCACCATCTGAGCTGAATCAGAAACTGTCCCATTTGCTCATTGAACAGCAGGGAAACCAAATCGTGGACCTGGAATCTGAATTGCACTTGGCTCAAACCAAACTTTATGAGAAGGAAGCTGAGCTGCAAGCACTAAAAGACTGTGTCAAACGCCTGACTGAATTCTCTTTATCAACTGTCCCAGCCTCCCATATAG ATGATGAAACTGAGACACAAGAGGAGCAGGTGTGTAGAAATGAATGGGACTGCAATAGTGAAGCAGAATTTGAACCAAGGCAACAGGTGGTTGGAATGAAAAGACATATTGACACTGAATCTTGGAGCTATTATGTAGAATGA